Proteins co-encoded in one bacterium genomic window:
- the tilS gene encoding tRNA lysidine(34) synthetase TilS, whose protein sequence is MTDNLPEIVSSNLTGLGAGPGDRFLIALSGGGDSTALALAMCKRKGRETLVAAHLDHAVREGSKEDRAKVEELCRNLGLTVISDRLDPEAVAAERKRCGSLEGALRTLRYGFLEQAAKKAKADWILTGHTLDDQAETVLFRVHRGMDWRSLSGIPAKRGRILRPMLGVTGVQAREYCRRNRIVPLEDPSNFQNCFTRNRIRRFSIPALVKNFHPDLPALLARVAHASKSLAGMEEKLSGKISPGEEKRSDLVMDLTRFSDLPASLQTGAVIRFLERGLKGQPSGALVTDTVRFLRSGATGRIDLPEEAVLEVAYGKGMIRRRRSLGTPLPEVAVPLAIPGTVNFPDAGFSIVAEDGLFSGELDDQKGKTAFLSAKRVGATLWVRGRRPGDRFMPLGMEKEKKLKDFLIDRKVPRPDRDYIPLILDEKGRIVWVAGVEISMYGALDKVQGEKMVILTMMET, encoded by the coding sequence CTGGACCGGGAGACCGCTTCCTAATCGCCCTTTCCGGGGGCGGGGATTCCACTGCCCTTGCCCTCGCCATGTGCAAAAGGAAAGGGAGAGAAACACTCGTGGCGGCACATCTGGACCATGCGGTGCGCGAAGGGTCAAAGGAGGACAGGGCAAAGGTCGAGGAGCTATGCCGGAACCTGGGCCTTACCGTCATTTCCGATCGACTCGACCCTGAGGCCGTTGCCGCCGAGAGGAAAAGGTGCGGTTCCCTGGAAGGAGCCTTGAGAACCCTCAGATATGGGTTCCTCGAACAGGCCGCAAAGAAGGCCAAAGCGGACTGGATCCTGACGGGACACACTCTTGACGATCAGGCAGAGACCGTCCTGTTCCGGGTCCACAGGGGGATGGACTGGAGGTCCCTTTCGGGGATCCCCGCAAAACGGGGCCGGATCCTTCGCCCCATGCTAGGTGTCACCGGCGTTCAGGCTCGTGAATATTGCCGCCGCAACCGGATCGTACCGCTGGAGGACCCCAGCAACTTTCAAAACTGCTTTACAAGGAACCGGATTCGCCGCTTTTCCATCCCGGCCCTTGTGAAAAATTTTCATCCTGACCTGCCTGCCCTTCTGGCCAGGGTCGCTCACGCCTCGAAATCCCTGGCCGGTATGGAGGAGAAGCTTTCAGGAAAAATTTCCCCCGGTGAAGAGAAGCGGAGTGATTTGGTCATGGACCTGACGCGGTTTTCAGACCTGCCGGCCTCTCTTCAGACAGGCGCTGTGATCAGGTTTCTTGAGAGGGGACTTAAAGGCCAGCCCTCAGGTGCCCTTGTGACCGATACCGTTCGTTTTTTACGGTCAGGCGCTACGGGACGGATCGACCTGCCGGAAGAGGCGGTACTCGAGGTCGCTTACGGTAAGGGAATGATCCGGCGTCGCCGGTCCCTGGGAACCCCACTCCCGGAAGTGGCTGTTCCCCTTGCCATCCCGGGCACCGTTAATTTTCCCGACGCCGGTTTTTCCATCGTGGCGGAAGATGGCCTGTTTAGCGGGGAATTGGACGACCAGAAAGGGAAGACGGCATTTTTGTCTGCCAAACGCGTCGGGGCGACATTGTGGGTCCGTGGCCGTCGACCGGGAGACCGTTTCATGCCCCTGGGCATGGAAAAGGAAAAGAAACTCAAGGATTTCCTCATCGATCGCAAGGTGCCGAGACCGGACCGCGATTATATCCCTCTCATCCTTGACGAAAAAGGGAGGATCGTGTGGGTCGCGGGTGTCGAGATCTCCATGTATGGGGCGCTGGACAAGGTTCAAGGAGAAAAGATGGTTATACTGACAATGATGGAAACGTAA